DNA from Triticum aestivum cultivar Chinese Spring chromosome 7D, IWGSC CS RefSeq v2.1, whole genome shotgun sequence:
tccatgcaacattccctaCACTCTCCTGGCTGGTTTTGTTGATAACACTGCGTGGTATGTTTGGTGGAAGCGTCGGTAGGCAACTCATGGCGAGAAAGTTCAATTCCCCACCAAGTCTTCTCAACCAATATCTTCAATGTCTACGAACTTCTTGAGGGCGAAGAATAATAATAATGCTCAGGTTGTTAGACATGGGTGGACACGACCAAATGAGGATTGCGTGAAGCTTTATGTAGATGCGGCTTTTGATATCGAGAGTAAAACTAGGGCAACTGGAGATGTTCTCAGATATGATTGGGGCTACTTTGTGGCCGCTTCCAACTGAACACTCGTCACTGTCAGTGACATGACGACGGCAGAGGCAATTGCCTTTTCCTAGCAAATTCTATGAGGTGCAACATGCTGGTGGCGAACTATGATTGCATGAAAGTTGTGGAGATCATGAAGAATGGTGGACATTCAGTAGGGCCTGCCGCGCAGTAGTGGAGCTACATATAAAATCTTGGGCGAGCCAGACTGAAGGGAAACACATATTTTTGCTCTCAAAACCCAGCTTGGCCTTTAGTATTCACTATTTTGGTCCTGGATTGGGCGGCCACGACCTGATTTTGTTTCACCGTAGTTCTGCATTGTTGCCGCGATGACCTGCAACAATTGTCACTTCCCCTGTCATGAGTTTACTAACATTTCCTTTGATTTTTGTCCTAGGAAGGCCAATGTGGTGGCACATGCTCTAGCTAGTAAGTCATATAACTCTAGCACTTTTGTTTGACAACAGGAACCTCCTGCATTTCTTGTGGATGTCATCACAAACAATGTAAGCGTTTTGCCTTATGAATAGAAAATACCACGAAGGCTTCCCCTAAAAAAAGGTATTGTCTTTAAAAATATAGCATTTTCTTGAAGAGTGTGCTAAGAACCAATGCATTAAGACTGGCTAAGTCAATTTTACTTGATTGGCGACATCCCTATCTCCTTGCGCCAATAGTTTTACGTCCTCAATTTATTTTCAGAGAATTCATCCCGCTTTTTTCGGAGAGAATCGCCTCTTAAAATATGTGAGTATGTGGTGGACGAGTTGCAATGTCAACTCTACTCAAATACTACATACAAAAGTGTGTTTGGTTTCATGATAGAAAAAAGATGATTTTTTTCCAAGGAGACAACCGAGATTTTTCTTTTAAATTTGTGGACAATTTTTCTATGTGATTAAATCATGTGATTGAACAACAATCCCATAGTGGGATTCTTCTATGGATTTCAGCCAACCAAAAATTTAGGCAATTTTCGAGTCCAAGAAGCCCTAAGACATGTTTTTTGGTGTATGATTATTCATCTATGTTAGGCCTATATTATTCTGAATTTGTCATTACTTCAGATGTTTACCCTGTCAACCCTGGACCATTCAGTCACCCCATTACAATTGGAAGCTACGACATGCATCAAAGCTATTGAAGCAACTGCTGAAAATGGGCAACCGTCGGGTGATCTTCGAGTCAAACTTGCTCCACCTCATCAATGCCCTCACTATTGGCGACTATGATTAGTCATCTATAGGTGTGCTTCTGAGAGAACCGCTAGCCTTTTGTTTTACCTCCTTTGAAGCTTTTGAATTCAAATTCTGTAAACCTGAGTGTAATAAGGTAGCTCATGGCCTTGCAACGTTCATCTTTAGGGTTGGTATGCTTTGCCCATGTTGGAAGGAGCAAGCTCTTAACTTTGTGTATGACTTGGTCGTCGACGAGTTGGCTGTGCGAGGTGAAGTTACGAAATCCATTTCCAGTTAAAACTTAAAACAAACAAACTAAACAATGTGGTTTCCTTTGTATAAAAAGATCCAACGCATTTTTTATAAAGGACATCACATAGTTTTGTTTTTTTACCTTTAAGTACGTTACATTGTTAGTACTCCAAAGAATGTTTTTCAACAAACACACTGTAGATATAGATCAAAACATTGTTCTCTCTATCAAGAAAACGTTGTTCTCTCTTTTTTTGACGAGTAAAAGACTTTATTTCTCATAGAATGGTCATATCATTTACAAGAAGAAGAGAAATAAAATCTGGGGTAGAATTCTCCGACAGTCCAGACGATCGGCTATCGAATGAATATCTAGCTAAACTATCAGCAACTTGATTCGCTTCCGGAAACAATGTTCATAGCAACTTTTTGTGAAATCCATACCTATCTGCTTACACTCTAGAACCACAGTCATATCAGCTCTAAGATAGTCATCCATTGATTGCACTGCTTCCAGCGCGATCATCCAATCAAACTCAATTTCAACACTATTGCAACCAATGTTTGATGTGAGATATAGTCCGTTCTTGATGGCATGAAGCTCTGCTGATTCAACATCATGAATGTGTGGTAGAAACCAGTTTCAAACATTGTTCTCTCCTTCCATCAAACGACAGAGTCATAAACCGCGACCTCTTCTTTTTCACGGTTATTATGATCTCTTTCCGTCTCACATGTTGTGGCTGAATTGGGTACATGGACGGGGCAGATCACATCTCCAAAATCACCGAACGGTCCAGATTCCTCAGACGTAGAGGCCCCCAAGAACAAGACACCTTTGGGCCGGTCGCGTGCCCACAAAAGCACCATCCGCCGCTCGTCCCGTCCCGTCTCGTCTCCCCCAACCAGGCGAAAAGCCGCATCGCGAACGGCACCAGACCAAACCCCCGAATCCGAACCAAGTAGCAAGGGTAAAGCCccatctgcggcggcggcggcggcgatggagtcgGTGGAGGCGCTCGTGGCGCACATCCAGGGCCTCTCCGGGAGCGCGGACGAGCTGGCGCAGCTCCACGGCCTCCTCAAGCAGGCCGACGGCGACGCCCTGCGCGCCCACTCCGCCGGCCTCCTGCCCTTCCTCTCCCACCTCCACCCCGGCACCCACTCCCTCGGCTACCTCTACCTCCTGTACGCGACCCCGCACCACCTCCCCCTTCACCAAAACCCTAACCCCCTTCGAGTCCATCGCGCCGCGACGCTCCAATCTCTCCTTCGCGTCGATCGATCCCTAGCGCATCTAACCGTTCGTTTACTCTCCGCAGGGATTCTTTCGTGTCGTCGTCTGCTAATCTGAGGGCCCACGCCGGCGGGGACCTTCTTGTGACCGTGGCCGATTTCCTCACCTCTTGCTCGGCCGACCAGATACGCATGGCGCCCGACAAATGTGTGTGCCGTGCGATTATCAAATCGAATTGTTCCGTTTCGTTTTGCCGCGGGCTAAACTTTCTAATCTGTTTGTTTGTGCAGTTCTGAATGTGTGTAGGGTGCTCAAGAACGAGGTCATGCAGCTCAACGCGCCGATCAGAGGGATTGCTCCGCTGCGGGCGGCCGTCCGCAAGATCCAGACATCGTCAGAGCAGCTTACCCCGCTCCATGCGGAATACCTGATGCTGTGCCTGCTGGCCAAGCAGTACAAGGCTGGCCTGAGCGTCCTGGAAGACGATATATTCGAAGTTGATCAGCCCAAGGACTTGTTCCTCTACTGCTACTACGGGTCTGGATTAACTTTGTCGAATGGCTTATGGTTTTTGAGTATGTGTTGACTTGCTTACTAGTTTGCTTTCTCTTGCAGGGCGATGATATATATTGGGCTGAAGAAGTTCCGTAAAGCATTGGAGCTTCTTCACAATGTGAGGCCTTCAACTATGCGACTAGTTTTCTGGGTAGCCGTTTCTCCGTTTGTGCTGTTTACCGAAGATATACTTCTTTTTTCAGGCTGTTACTGCCCCAATGTCGTCATTGAATGCAATTACTGTCGAGGCTTACAAGAAGTATGTCCTAGTTTCGCTCATTCAGAGTGGACAGGTATATCACTTCTTTGCATTCTATAGTGATTTATGATGCTACTTTTAGGGAAAAGTTGCCTTATCGCGTTGGGTTTGGATCAATTAAGGCATGTCTATCCTGCCTAACTTTGATCGACGACATTGATGCTTCCTATAGATAGATGCACATCATTAGTTGCCAAAATAAGATATAAGATGTAGTTTGTTGTCACCTGCATTTGTTGTTGGGAGAACAAGTTTGTTTCTTCCCAGCTTTAATCaaaataaaatcattttaaaatggAATATGTAACTTAAGACCACTACCACATAGAAATAGGAAATCGATTAAATGAAACACCTTGGAGAAGAAAGCGATGCATTAATACCAAAGATGTGTCCTATTCATATATGCCACTTGCTAGATTAAGCTAGGTCTAAGGTAAGAATGTGAATGACATAGGGCCAAATTTGATGCTAGAATGCTAGATTAATGTAGTAACATATCATATCCCTGAAAAGAGACTACAAGTGTTTCAGATTTGCTGGCATTACAAGCTGAATGCATGGAACCCCTCCTCCTATCTTCTGTTGATGGGATAATGTGATAAACCTATTGTGATTTGATGATCATAAATTCAtaattctttgttttgttttccctAGTTGGTACAAATAGGAGCACAAATATACAAAATTTGTCAGTGAATGAAGAAAATATGGCAACATAGGCTATTGGTGCCCATATTAGTGCGTGCATATCGTAATCATTAACCGTTGTCCATCATTATTTGTTTGGAACGAAAACCAATGGCCCTGTAAGCCCTTTGCTCTACTGGTGGTTCCGTATCATGTTTAGATAGCTTGTTACATTTGGAATGATTTTGTTGAAGTCCGGTGTGGTATGTCAAGTTGAGATGTATTGAATTTTTGGAACAGGTTCCGTCATTCCCCAAGTACACATCTTCGACTGCTCAAAGGAATCTGAAAAATCACACTCAGGTATACTTCCTTCCCATTAGTTATAATTTCAAATGTATCCAGTGTAAAAAGGTGTTGCTCTTGCACTCACAAGTTGTTGGATGCAATGTGGTAGACTGGTAGTCATCTGCCCTCCCGAGTTTCTTCATTGGCTTTGGGCGTGACAGTAGTCAAATTAAATTTAGTTCTGATATATAATTTTTCATAGTATATTATTTCGCCCTTCCTAGTTTATTCATTGGTTTTGGTGCCACGGTAGTCAAATTGATTCAGTTCTGATAATTTTTTATGGTGGTTATTCGTGCATTATTCTATTGAATGATGTTTATTGCTTTACTCTATCAGCTACATTTGATTGATTCTTGGTACAATGTGCATACCTTAGACTTTAAAAATGAACTGACTTAGTTTCATAGTGCTAAGACAATAAGTACACGGATGTCTTGTCACCACCAGTGCCATGCTTTAATAATATGTGCCTTTGCTATAAATGATGTAATTTATCCCTTTTATTACATGATAATCCTTTTTAGCTCTTTCAGGAAGCATTAATGCTGTCTATACTGTTTAATTTTTAGATTTACGTCGATCTGTCTACATGCTATGGTACTGGTAGCTACTCTGATTTGGAGACATTCATCCAGTCAAATGCAGAGGCCTTCCAAACTGTGAGTATTTTCTCTTTCCTTCTTTGTCTAACATGCTCTACCGTTAGTGACTAGTGTCAGTCTGTTACCAGGCATACCCCCAGCTGTACCTACCTCCTTGCTGGGAACTACTTCTGATTATTTGCGTGTTTCAGGATAACAACTTTGGACTAGTGAAGCAAGTGCTCTCTTCAATGTACAAGCGAAACATCCAGAGGCTGACCCAGACCTACTTAACTCTTTCACTTGAAGACATTGCCAGCTCTGTTCAACTTAACACCCCGAAAGAAGCTGAGATGCATGTACTTAGGATGGTAGGTGTTTGTATGCAGTCTGGTGATCTTTAGCATCTACGGAAAACATTATCACACAATTTGACTATTTTATAAATTCAGATTGAAGATGGTGAGATCCATGCAACGATAAACCAGAAGGATGGCATGGTCAGCTTTAATGAAGATCCTGAGCAATATAAAAGTAGTGAGATGGTGGAGCACATAGACTCTTCTATTCAAAGGTACGTGCCTTTTATTTTCTACCCTCATACTGTATGTTATATATAAGTTGTGCACGCTCCTAGGTTTCTGAAATGTATCATTTTCCTTGGTACATGGTTTCATGCCTTTTATTTTCTACCCTCATACTATATGTTATATATAAGTTGTGCACGCTCCTAGATTTCTGAAATCTATCATTTTCCTTGGTACATAGTTTCCACTCTTTGTGTCCTAGCATAGTCTCAACGAACATCACTGAGGATTTGAAATATAGTTACTGGATTGCTTAATTCTATTTTAGTAGGTGGCATGTTTTTCTATTCCAGAATTTATTCTTAGGCACATGCTGAATATGATTAAATATGGAGCAGAAACAACTAATGTTTTGTGACTGATTTAATGCTCTAACAAATGTTCTTCAGGTTGATGGCTTTGTCCAAGAAGCTGACCTCAATTGATCAGAACATCTCGTGTGATCATGCATTTTTGATGAAGGTTAGCTCTTCAGACTTGCAGATGTATTTTTCCTTCTTGCCGTTGTGTTGCCCTCTGTTGTTTTCTAATAAGTGTGAGTAGGTGCAGAGTGGAAGGGAACGTGCAAGATTCGACTACGATGACTTCGACTCGGTTCCGCACAAATATTTTTGAGATGATCAGCACCTTAGGTGTCTCGGAAGTACTACCATCAAGCTAGCCTTGCCCTGAGGTTATTATTGGTTCGACCCGTATATTACAGCCATCGAAGTTTGAACCCTGTAATTTCTGGAATTAAAGGATGGGAGCTTTTGCTTAGGGATAATGATATTCACTCTTAGAATTTGCACAGCAAGCTTTCATTTTGAGTACCCATTGTGTTTGCTGCTGTGTGCTGCCTGTTACCTGGGTAGGCCAAGTTAGTCTTTCTTTTTTTGAGTAGGAAGGCAATCACGTTCGGCCGAAGCGCTTTCCGTGGGCCAGTAAGCGGTTGGGCCGTCAGATTGGTTAGAGCCTAAAAAGGTTGAGCTTTTGGCTCCCTAACATAGACCAAATTTTCATCTGCAACCTCCAGCCAGGACGCGTCAGGTCGTGCTCCATCTAATCTGAGCTGCACGAAAGTTATGGAATAGCAAAACCGAGGTGAGTTTTGGCCACAGCCCAAACTTCTGCACATACACGTGGGAGTGAGAGTCGTCTGCAAATGTCTCGAGGTGTTCGGACTCTTTTGCCGTTCAACGAGGTGCTGCAAATGGCCGCGTCCGTGTGTTCCTGCAAACTGGCCACAAACTGGAGGAGGTTTGCAGGAGTCCAAACTTCTGCCACGTAGGACTCCGGCACCCGTAGCCCATTTACACTTTTCTTCCACTCCGTCTCTTCCTTCAGCCTTATTTGCACCCTTCTAGCCCGACGCCGCCACCGTCCCACAACGGCTACAGGTATCCTCTGCTCACTGCCAACGCTGTCTGTGCTGGGCACCACACCCGACAAGTGTTTAGCCAAATGTCATTGAGTTTTTTCTTTTTTAAGTTTAAATTATTTCTTTGGAGCAACCACGATGGCGGAATACTCAATGATGAAGGATGAGTTGTGTGATCCGTGGTTGGCTTGAATTGCGGACTTTGTAGGCATGAAGTGGTGCGGTGTTTTGGTTAAATGTGCATTCTTGGTTTCATGAGCAAAAACACTCCGCACCTTTTAACTTGCATGATCGCAATATGAAGTCGCTAGCCCATCGACGATGCACGATCTCAAACTGCCGCCATGAAGTATTACAGTGCGATTGCACAAAAGTGGAGAGAAGGTGGCCATCCGATGCGTCGATCATGGAGATCGTAAGTTTGCTTCTTGTTGCTCCGTATGTTGGATCAATTCATTGATACATTGAGTGTTGCAACTTGATAGTCATCATGTTGTATAGCCTGGATGCGTTATGTTTTGTACCACAGAATGGAGGGTAGACCATTCATGTTGATTCATGTCTAGACGCATCCACGAACGGATATTGCGTCTGATTTAAGAGACAGCGTTGGAGATGTCCTAACTTCTTGATGCCAAAGATAGTGTCATACTCCCTATCTGAGGACAGGGTGTCGACCTGTTGGCTGGACAGTCGAGGTAGCTGCCAACTCACCTGAGTTCGAGTCCCGACTAGGACGCGGTGCTCGtggagtttctcctataaaaaaaATGCCAACGAGAGGGCATCAGTATGATGGATCAGACAGTGCTCAAGTCGGCAATGCATTCTATCCAATGGCCTCCTCGGAGCACACAAATTTCACCTACACAAATGAGTtcaaatccagaaataatgcgagcaccaagacTTAAACCTTGACGAGTTTAGATACCagtgtcctcctaaccatccaaccacatattTTTTTGGCATGGTAATACGCATCTCATCATTTATATCATAAGGATCATAGTACAAGTCACGTACATAACGACGTGGTAAAACTGAAAAGACAGCAAAACGCTAGTCTTTGCACAAAGAAACATTATCAAGAATTAAaattataaataagaccgaagaaTCCTCCAAGCTTCAATACAGACTACATATGGATATATATGGACGCatgttagagtgtagattcactaattttgcttcGTACGTAGTCTATATCAGAATCCGTAAAAGGTGTTAGTAGATGGCTAGACTTGTTTGCAAATATTTCTTGACTATCTGATTGGACGTTTCCCCCCCGAAGATTTGCAGATTCCAGCAATTTGTAGCCAATTTATGTTGGCTTTTATTTAGACAGAGTAAAACTAAACAAACACTTGCACGATCACGTCGAAAGACAAAAAACTATGTCTTCGGACATTGAACACAAGCCGACATTGAACACGACTAGAACTCCACGTTCCATGTTAGTGCTATGTCGGAGACTTACATGCTAAGCTAGACTGAATTCTTAGGAGGAGTACTTTCCAAGAAATTCAGATGTACAGAGAGAGTTGGAGGCGCCTTCCAGGAAACTCAGATGTACCAGAGTTGGAGGAGTCCTATTTAGGGCCAGCATTACCGAGCAGCCGCGATTCGATCAAACTGCAAACCCCTCGCTCGCTAGCTAAACCCTCTCCCCCGCCTCCCATGGCGACCGCCGGCTGTGCCGGCCGCTGGGCCCCGCTTGCCCTCGCTCTGCTACTCGCCGCCGTCGTCGCGCTGGCGCTCATCCGGCAGGCTgcccgcgccgcgtccggcggCGTCATGGGCGGGCGCTCCTACTCCTCTTCCGAACCCGACGAATCGTCGTCCTCCAACTCGTATTCGTTCTACGACTCGTCGAGTCACATATCGATCGGCGCGCCGTCGCGTCGCCGCGCGGccaaggacgacgacgacgacgacaactcGGATGTGATATTCTGGGTGCTGTTCGTCGGTCTCGTTTTGCTCATCGCTGCCGTCTGGTACTACTACGAGTACGAACGCCAGAGGACGACCGTGGTTAAGCTCCAGGTTCTCCCGATCTTCTTCAGTTCAGAGCAGCGCAGCAGTTTACCTCTCTTGATTTAATTTATCACTGGGCACTAGTGGTAGTTAATGCAAGTCAATGAAGGTCGTGACAATTTCAGGTTGCTTTTTGTTCACGGTTTCAGGTTGCCTTGCTCGGCTGGGCGAAACCGTTTCAGAAGGAATTGAACGAGATCGCGGAGAGAGTACAGGCTTCCAACAAGCATTCGTACAAATTCATGTTGACTGGTAATGTGATTCCTAAGTTTTTGAGGCTCTGGGTACTTTGCTGTATGTGATTCCTAAGCATTGACTTCCATGGCTGCTTGTGCAATAGTTTCAGTTTGTCGTTAACTTTAAAGTTCTGCACTGGTTAACTCGTGTCTTTTGTTGTTCAAACTATCTTGATTCTGTTGTTAAGTTCACCCTCTCGTTGAAAACAATGTTCAGTGATTTCAACATATATATAGAAGAAACGGAAAGCTAGGTTGGACAACATAGAGTCATAGCTCCAGAGTATTAAGTCAATTGGCAACTCTGTATTGAATGTTGTTTCTGTCGTGGTTTCTGAATAAATAGATAGATCGATCGAAGCTAGGCCATATGTTGCAGACAGCTCGACAAATATGTAAGAGCATAGTATATACGAGTGGTGTTCAAGACAAGAATTATCAAATATTTATATTAGCATATACCCAAACTGCCCATCTTATTCGCATGACTGAATGTGACTGTAACTATTCCGGATACAGGTGCACTAAGGATATACAACCTTGCATCAGATTTTTACTGTCAATACATCTTGTAGAGATCTATGGCTGGTATTAATTGTTCATCTGTACTGACCTGCTTATCCCGTTCCCCTGACTCATTATGCAGAGACCATATGTTCATTGAGCCGTCACAGGGATTGCTGCGTATTTTCAAGCTTATCAGTAAGAAACCTGTACTACATAGCTCATCTACGGGGCTAGATGGTTCTTCTCGTTTAAGATGACCACTAGGATTTTATATGCAGCCTCCTATATTTGAACTGATCGAGTCCTGTAATGTTGCTGTCTAAATTGTTTTAGGTTAATGTGAAAAATGGAGCGGATACTTGGGAGGCGCATTTCGATAAACTTTCTATCAAGGAGAGGAGCAAATTTGATGAAGAAACACTTTACAACTTGGAAGGAATCAAGCGGACGAAAGAGTACTCCAAAAAGTTAGATGGCTCCAGAAACGAATATATAGTGGTACGTTAACTTCATCCACAGTAAATTGTTTCCAGAAAAGGGGTCTTCAATGCTTCCTTTTTGACGCCAACTACTTGTTGTTTGAGACATGTTGGTTAACATAATTTCGATGATATGGTATTCTTTTGTCACTAAAGTGAAGCTTAATGTTGCATAAAGACTTTTTGTAATGATTTGCAATTCGTTCAGGTAACCATCCTAGTTGCTGCCAAGGGAGCGCTGAAGTTCCCCAAAATCAGAAGACCCGCAGATCTGGAAGCAGTAGTAGAAAAACTCAACTCTATACCTAACCGAGAAATTCGGGTATGGAAAATGTTTCTATCTTTTTTCATAATTTACACAAGTGCTGCCAGTTGTCTAATTGAGATTAGTGGACGCCAAAGCTATCCATGTCATTTTTTCCCCTAACATCGCTGATAATAATAAATTACCTTTTTGTGCTTGCTTTCTTAGGGCGTTCATGTTTTATGGACTCCTCAAGATGAGAATGACATTCTTTCCGAAGAGAAGCTTCGAGCGGATTATCCTAATCTGAAGCCTCATAATGATTACTAGGACGGCATCCTTTTGGCGTTCTTGGATGCTATGATACAACATCTAGTCAGACTATACATGTAAAAGGATATGGTAGCTCATGGTAATTTCTGGAAGTTACGGTGCATTGAAACGAAATCATTTAGAGTCTAGGCTGCAAACACCATTCATGTGACATCACCTCTTGTATTTTGACGTTTGTTTATGAAGCAATAGATGAACTCTTCAATATGGAAGAGGGATGCTTGCAAGAGCTTTGCAAAAACCATGGGCGACACGTCTTCCAAATTAAAATTGCTTGCCAGTTGCAAGCCACTAACTAATTGGTATGTGCATTAGTTATTACAAATTAACTATGTGCACCGGAATTTTGTATCCTTCTATTTTTGAAGCATGCAGGAGAGAGTACAACGTGGAAGACGGCACAAACCCATACAAAAGATGGCACGACCTATAAAAATGATGTCCAAGATAACCTAGACTGAATAACATCAACATCATAGAGAGGTCAACTGTGACTCTGTGAGAGCCTAAACACGAGTCAACCGCAACATGACCTAGAGACGATTAACACGACGATGACGAGTGACATCACAGAGCAAGAGGCCACCAGCCCAACGCCACCGGACCAGTCGCCATTGAGGCCGTAGAGAGGGAACTGTGGAGGTGACGGAGACCATCCGTAAGTGAGTAGAAGGTCATGCCCGAACATTGATGATGAAGCCAAATGACCAATGAAACGACCAATGAGCACTCGACCAACGACCAAACCCACCCATGCGCTGGATATGAGCCGGCGAGACGATGCTCCAAATCCGACAGAACCACACCCAGATATGGCCGAGGATGACCGGGAGGAGGGGGGCGAAGTCGGGGTCAGTGGATGGGATGAAGGACCCTCGACGCTGCCATAGACCGAGCGTGCGGCACCACCGCGACCAGACAACCACACTGAGGTGCTAGTGAGAGGGGCTACCAAACCGGCGACGAGGAGCTCCGGCATTACATCGGACCGACACAATGTACTATAAGCAGAATGGCGCCACCACATGTGCCACCGATGATACGAGCTTTGGCCACAGATATTTGACCAGGATAATGACCTTGTATGTCGTTGTCAAAATGGAGAGAAAGCTCGAAACTGTTATGAGATCTCGAAGAAGACGTAGGAGTCCAAAGTCTAGACTACAAATGAAAAATCACAGTGATTGATCTTTGATAGTGTTTTTTTAAGCCAAGAACTGTAGAACAATGGTTCTACggtactcccttcattcctttatctaaggtgtattattttcagcacggtgaccaaggcacataattatgaactactccctttgtaaactaatataagagcgtttagattactattttagtgatctaaacactcttatattagtttacggagggagtatttaggatgAAATTACCTTTGTCTAATTCGTAGATTAGCGGCAAGTAAATCATTTAGGTTAGGGAAGGAAGAGATACATGCAAccaggagagagatagtttccttttctttctcTTAGAGATGCATGCAATCAGAGGATAGATACTTTCCTTTTTCTGAAGGGCCAAGATCGGAATTACGAGGAATTAGAACAAATGCATCTTACATTATGAAATTTTATAAAAGAAAAACAAATACACCATAtataaagaaacggagggagtatttcatagcATAGAGAAATAGATCTTTGGATAGTAGAACTGATAGTGATAGAAATGAATTTCATAGCATAGAGAAAGCAGAGTACACTCAAGGACGAGTGAACCAGATTTTGTATTTAGTTTTCAAAATACTACTCGTAAGATTTTGGTCGATCAACGGTAGATGTTTTAGTTGGAAAGAAGCCACATCCCTTTCTTTCCTGATTCAGCTTCAAAATTTTAGGCGACTTTACCTGATACATTGAAGTTGCCATTATCTTTTTTATAAACACAGCGTTTCCTTTTACGGTTTTGCTAAAACTCATTCAGCTGAGAAACtttttggtctcattcacttttccCACCATTAGATTCAATCACGTCACGATTCGTGTTTTGTCCAAGcggaactgtcgtggaattgtcacggcagatgtcctcgagctaggacttagtcgtggagccatcgcaaccaggaagcttgaaggggttaatgtgggacgagggacacgagggtttatactggttcggcccttacggtgaaggtaaaagcctacgtccagttgagatggtattgattTAGGGTTACGATctccagggagctaaaccgctatgcccggctctcgatgagattgttcttgtccctaaaccgctgccgggtcgtccctttatatagggaggctgacgcccagcagccctcagagtcccagccggctcataagagcgtccggctcggactctcaatcatacttgccttgcactataagttctaccataataacgattgtaactacgggccttaagccatatccgggtcttaagcccatctctggcccaccgtcttcaagcttggctccgggcttctggtaatgaccattagagtaacccggcccctcctggcgggtgactctaaggtctatatcctcaacattaggccccagattgatttgagccggctcatgtcaatcttcaactcttccgac
Protein-coding regions in this window:
- the LOC123165045 gene encoding COP9 signalosome complex subunit 3 isoform X1 encodes the protein MESVEALVAHIQGLSGSADELAQLHGLLKQADGDALRAHSAGLLPFLSHLHPGTHSLGYLYLLDSFVSSSANLRAHAGGDLLVTVADFLTSCSADQIRMAPDKFLNVCRVLKNEVMQLNAPIRGIAPLRAAVRKIQTSSEQLTPLHAEYLMLCLLAKQYKAGLSVLEDDIFEVDQPKDLFLYCYYGAMIYIGLKKFRKALELLHNAVTAPMSSLNAITVEAYKKYVLVSLIQSGQVPSFPKYTSSTAQRNLKNHTQIYVDLSTCYGTGSYSDLETFIQSNAEAFQTDNNFGLVKQVLSSMYKRNIQRLTQTYLTLSLEDIASSVQLNTPKEAEMHVLRMIEDGEIHATINQKDGMVSFNEDPEQYKSSEMVEHIDSSIQRLMALSKKLTSIDQNISCDHAFLMKVQSGRERARFDYDDFDSVPHKYF
- the LOC123165046 gene encoding uncharacterized protein; amino-acid sequence: MATAGCAGRWAPLALALLLAAVVALALIRQAARAASGGVMGGRSYSSSEPDESSSSNSYSFYDSSSHISIGAPSRRRAAKDDDDDDNSDVIFWVLFVGLVLLIAAVWYYYEYERQRTTVVKLQVALLGWAKPFQKELNEIAERVQASNKHSYKFMLTETICSLSRHRDCCVFSSLSVNVKNGADTWEAHFDKLSIKERSKFDEETLYNLEGIKRTKEYSKKLDGSRNEYIVVTILVAAKGALKFPKIRRPADLEAVVEKLNSIPNREIRGVHVLWTPQDENDILSEEKLRADYPNLKPHNDY
- the LOC123165045 gene encoding COP9 signalosome complex subunit 3 isoform X2 — its product is MESVEALVAHIQGLSGSADELAQLHGLLKQADGDALRAHSAGLLPFLSHLHPGTHSLGYLYLLDSFVSSSANLRAHAGGDLLVTVADFLTSCSADQIRMAPDKFLNVCRVLKNEVMQLNAPIRGIAPLRAAVRKIQTSSEQLTPLHAEYLMLCLLAKQYKAGLSVLEDDIFEVDQPKDLFLYCYYGAMIYIGLKKFRKALELLHNAVTAPMSSLNAITVEAYKKYVLVSLIQSGQVPSFPKYTSSTAQRNLKNHTQIYVDLSTCYGTGSYSDLETFIQSNAEAFQTDNNFGLVKQVLSSMYKRNIQRLTQTYLTLSLEDIASSVQLNTPKEAEMHVLRMIEDGEIHATINQKDGMVSFNEDPEQYKSSEMVEHIDSSIQRLMALSKKLTSIDQNISCDHAFLMKSGRERARFDYDDFDSVPHKYF